CCTTGATAATCAAGAAATTGATTCTGCTTCCATGAGTAAGGCGCAGCGCAGAAACTTACGATGGAAGAAAATCTCTTACATTCCACAGGGATCAATGCACGTTTTGAATCCTGTGAGGCGAATCCGGGCGACGTTTCACGATTTCATCTCAGCCCATCTCAATGTGACAAAAGCAGAATCTCTCAAGATGACACAAGCTTATCTCAGTGAATTGGGTTTGCCGGAAAAGGTACTCAACTCGTTCCCGCATCAACTTTCGGGCGGGATGCGCCAGCGTGTTACAATTGCCCTGGCGACGATTCTCTGGCCCAACCTGATTTTTGCGGATGAACCTACAACAGCTCTTGATGTGGTTGTTCAGCGTGGTGTGATTCAACTTCTCAGAGAAATTCAGCAGAAGAAGGGGAGTACCCTCATCTTAATTACACACGATATGGGGGTTCATGCCAATCTTGCAGACCGTATTGCTATTTTATACGCGGGTAAGATTGTAGAGGAAGGCACTACACGTACGATATTAAAGAATCCTCGCCATCCCTACACACAATTCCTGATCAGATCACTTCCGAACTTAGATGAACGTGTCGAACGGGTGAGTATTCCGGGGCGTCCCCCTGCGTTGGATAACCCGCCTTCTGGCTGTCGTTTTCATGAACGTTGCCCTCTCGCGATGGATAAATGCCTCACTATTGAACCCGAAATGATACAAATTGATGAAACAGGTCATCGTACAGCCTGCCATGTCGTTACAGAGGAGCTAAGTCATGCAACAAACTAATGCAGCGTTGTTAAGTGCTGAAGATTTGACGAAAACCTTCTATCTGCGACAAGGCTTGACGACGACTGAATTCCGGGCCGTGGATACAGCAAGTTTCACAATTGATGCTCAAAAACCGGAAATTTTTACGGTGGTGGGCGAAAGTGGGAGTGGCAAAACGACGTTAGCGCGGATGATTCTCGGTATGGATGACCCATCGGCGGGCAGCCTGCGCTATAAAGGACGAGCCATTGCTGAACTAAGTTCAAAAGAAAAAAAAGAATGGTTTTATAAAGAAATACAACCTGTTTTCCAGGATCCATTTGCCGCATTTAGCCCGCTCAAACGCATTGATCACTATCTGTACGAAACAGCACTTAACTACAAAGTGACGGATAAAAAAGGTGTGGATGAGTACCTTGATGGGGTTCTAAAAGAAGTTGGCTTATCGCTTGCAGAAATCAAAGGCCGCTATCCAAATGAGCTTTCCGGCGGACAGGCACAACGGGTTGCAGTCGCCCGGTCACTCATTACCCGGCCATCGCTGATTGTTGCCGACGAACCTGTTTCGATGCTGGATGCTTCCCTGCGGATGTCGATTGTCAATATGTTCCGGCAGCTGAAAGAGTCCCAGGGCGTCACTGTGATTTATATTACACACGACCTGGCAACAGCTTACTATGCGGGTGACAGAATCGCCGTCATGTTACGCGGATGGGTTGTGGAGATGGGCCCCGTTGAAAAGGTTCTCGGTAATCCTCAACATCCTTATACCCAGAACCTAAAACATTCTATTCCAAAAGTGGACCCGGATGACGTATGGGAAGAAAAAGTGAATCTAGCCGTTATTGAAACGGATGAGTACACGCGGACAGGATGCAAATTCGCAGGTCGCTGTCCGATGGTGATGGCTATTTGCCATAAAAAAGTGCCCAGAAATTATCAGTATGAAGGTCGTATGGTCAAATGTTTTCTGTTTGACGAATCGGTGAGTTCAGGCTAAGCGGGTTAACGATTGGTGCTATGATGGGAATCTTCAGCCGATTTGATTATCTCTCTTTATCATGGAACTTATGGCGATTTTTGCTGTATCCACCGGAAAACCCTATTTTTAGACGGGTAGTGAATAAAGATTTTGGGTATAAATCAACAATTGCATATACCGCGGTTATGATGCTGATCGCTGCCATCGTAAGTGTCATGGTCTGTGTTTATCTGGCGCAATTTAGATTTCTATTTCCCATTATATTGTTGATCGTTCTGACTATATTCAGTTCCGCAATCACCGTCTTCTGGATGATCGGTGTCATTTCTGAAATCAACTATGAATATGATCGAGATACTTATGACCTCATTTGTGTAGCACCCTCCGGTGTCATGGGTGCAAATTGGTCTATTGCAGCAGGTATCGTTCATCGACGCGATATTTTTAGCTGGGTTGATTTTGGACGAAGGGCCTTCAGTAGTCTGCTATTTTTCATTCTATTGATTGTGTTTTTGATGCTGATTCTCGTCAGTTTGCAGAATGGTGGGAATCATCCTCTGGAATGGTTTCTGTTGCTGATAGAAATCGCGATCTTAGCGATCTTCACATACGCTGAGTATGTTCATTCCGTGATATTGGGACTGTTTGTTGCACTGTTTTGTTCTCAGTATGTTCACCAGGGCATGGATACGGGTATTGGTGCGATACTTCTCTTCATTGCCCTGCAAATGCTTGTGCTGATGATATTTCTTTTCGGGAATTTGATCATCCCATCCCATGTCGTGTTTAAGGGGCAGCAACTCAGCTTTTTTCTTCCCCAGGTGTTGCTGTTGTATGCCACGCATGAAGTTTTTATCTTCATTCTGTGGAGCTTGTTTTTATATAGAACCAATGCTGATAAAGATAGTTTCTTTGAGGTTCGACTTAATCGTTTCACCCAATCCAATTAGAAGTTTTATTTATCCAAATAGATGCGATGCATCACATCGCCTAAAAAGTGAATGATCATGACTAAAATAACTAATCTCACCTGCGAATATCGCACAAACCCGATCGGTATCGACATCGTGAACCCCCGCCTTAGCTGGCAGATGCAGACAGAGCGCCAAGGTGCACGTCAAACGGCATACCGCATCCTCGTGGCAAGTACCATAGAACAATTAACGGAAGACAAGGCAGATTACCTGGACAGCGATAAGATCGAATCCGATCAATCCGTTCAGGTTGCCTATGAGGGTCAAGCCCTCACATCACGCCAGCGAGTCTACTGGAAAGTCCAGGTATGGGATGAAACCGGCACGATGAACGAAAGTGACGTTGCATGGTTTGAGATGGGCTTACTGGAATCGGACGATTGGCAGTCACAGTGGATTGGCGCAAATCTATCCGGCGGTGTGCAGAGTATGATCCCTGTACCTTATTTCCGGAAGGATTTTGCATTAGAGGGAGACATTACATCTGCGAGATTATACATTACGGCCCTCGGTGTTTTTGAATGTTCGATCAATGGGCAGGCTGCGAGCAATGATGTATTTGCGCCGGGATGGACGGACTACAATAAGCGTGTTCAATACCTGACGTATGATGTGACTTCTCTCCTGAAATCGGGCGATAATACAATCGGCGCTGTTCTTGGAGATGGCTGGGCGGCAGGATACGTCGCCTGGGCTGGTCGTCAGAATTACGTCGATCGTCCCCAACTCATGGCTCAGCTCGAAGTCACTTTTGGTGATGGTACAAGGAAGACAATCGCCTCTGATGGTTCATGGATGTATCAGTATGGGCCGATTACCCATAGTGATTTCCAGATGGGAGAGGCATATGATGCTCGCAAAGAACGACAAACTACAGATACATCAGATTGGATGCCTGTTCAAATATTCAGTCATACGAATATAGACCTTACTGCGCAAATCGGTCCTACTGTCCAGCAGATACAAGAACTCAGCTCGGTCATAGACCCGATTGATCGTGGCGGGATGTCGCGCTCGCGCTGGGTTTTTGATCTGGGACAAAACATGGTTGGGCGGGTGCGCTTCAAAGGAATTGCCCCGGCAGGGACAACTGTCACATTCCGCTTTGCGGAAATCCTTGATGCAGACGATACACTGTACACCACAAACCTGCGCAGCGCACGTGCCACGGATTATTACACCTTCAAAGGTGAGGGCGAGGAAACCTGGGAATCTAAATTCACGTTTCATGGCTTCCGGTATGTTGAAATTGAAGGGTATCACGGCGATGTCAGCAAAGATACGATTACGGGCATTGTCTTACACTCTGCAATGAAACAAACTGGCACTTTTGAGTGTTCCGACCCGCTCCTGAATCAACTACAGAGCAACATTTTATGGGGGCAAAAAGGTAACTTCCTCGAATTGCCTACAGATTGCCCTCAGCGCGATGAACGGCTTGGTTGGACGGGCGATATTCAAGTCTTCGCAGAAACAGCCACATTCAATATGGATATTGCTGGCTTCATGACACGCTGGGCGCTCAACGTTCGCGATGCTCAGAATCCAGATGGCTCTGTCCCGGCTGTCGTACCCTATGCAGGCAACGTACCTACAGATGGTGGACCTGCTTGGGCGGATGCAACCATCATATGTCCCTGGACTGTGTATAAGAGCTACGGCGATAAGCGTATTCTTGAAGAGAATTACGAGTCGATGAATCGCTTTATGGACTTCATCGTTGAAAACAGCCCCGGCTATATACGCTGTGCGCCGGATTACGAAGGCTGGCATGGTTTCGGTGATTGGCTGTCGGTGAATGCCAATACGCCTCGTGACTTCATCGGAACAGCGTTCCTCGCTTATGATGCCAGTTTGATGGTGAAAATCGCAAGTGTTCTCGATAAACCGGATGACGTAGCACACTATCAGCAATTGTTTGAGGACACAAAAGCAGCATTTGCAAATCATTATCTTGTCGGGAGTGAAGTCTCTCCGGTTGCTGTCCAGGCATCAGAATTACGCCGTGAACTGGATGCCGCAGATAAGCTCACACAGGGCAACCTGGCAAAAGTGGATTATGGTGATATTTCCTCCACAGTATTCAATACAGACCTGTTTACGCCTACCCAGACGGCTTATGTGCTTGCGCTATATTTTGATCTTCTTCCCGACGATTTACGTTCTGCTGCCATAGACGAACTTGTCGCAGATATAGAAGGGCGTGGAACGCATCTTTCCACAGGTTTTGTCGGATCACCTTATTTGAACTATGTCCTGAGCCAGAATGGCCGCCTGGATACCGCATACGACTTATTGAATCAAAAAACCTGGCCGTCATGGCTTTATGCTGTAACCCAGGGAGCAACAACTATCTGGGAACGCTGGGATGGATGGACAGAAGATAAGGGCTTCCAGACCCCGGAGATGAATTCATTCAATCACTATGCCTATGGTGCAATTGGCGCATGGATGTACAGCACGATTGCAGGTATCAACATCGACCCACTGCAACCTGGCTATAAACACTTTAGCCTTAGCCCACAGCCCGGCGGTGGCCTGGCCTATGCCCATGCGACGCTCGAAACGGCTTATGGCGAAATTGTATCGGATTGGAAATACGACGGAAACACATTTACATATAATGTCGTCGTTCCACCGAATACCACAGCAACTGTCACTTTGCCTGTTACGGGCAAGGGACAACTCAACGGCAAGGCTGTGCAGGGTCAATCACATCTGCTAGATGCTGGTCAGTACGAATTTGTCGTCGAAATCTAAATTAGACTCACTTCATCAGCGAGACATGAAAGAGATTATAAATGGATATTCAGTCAATTATTGAGCAAATGACACTTGCAGAAAAAGCGGCACTCTGCACCGGAGCCAGTGCGTGGACAACGACACCCATTGAACGCCTGGGCGTTCCAGAAATGATCGTTGCCGATGGCCCGCACGGCTTGCGGCGTGTGCCAGATGTCCATGTGTGGGGAGGCGATAGTTTGCCTGCCACTTGTTTTCCTACTGCGTCCTGCCTGGCCTCGACATGGGATGTGGATTTGCTTCACAAAATGGGTGAGACACTGGCTGAGGAATGTATCGCGTTGAATGTGGATGTTCTGCTGGGACCGGGTGCGAATATGAAACGATCTCCGCTCGGTGGACGTAACTTCGAATATTTTTCTGAAGACCCTTATCTGGCAGGAGAATTAGCGGCAAGCCTTATCAATGGTATTCAAAGCAAAGGGGTTGGCACATCGCTGAAGCATTATACGGCCAACAATCAGGAATATCAGCGTTTCAGAATTAGTGCAGAAGTGGACGAGCGAACCCTGCGGGAAATCTACCTGCCTGCCTTTGAAAAAGCCGTTAAGCAGGCCCAACCCTGGACTGTGATGTGTGCCTATAACAAAGTCAACGGCACATTTGCCTCTGAACATGATGAGCTGTTGAATAAGATCCTCAAAGATGAATGGGGCTTTGAAGGGCTTGTTGTTTCAGATTGGGGTGCGGTGCGGGACCGTGTTGCATCCCTCAAAGGGGGGCTGGATTGGCAAATGCCCGGTCCACAGGATCGTGATGTCCAAAAAGTTATTGAGGCTGTTCAGTCAGGGGCGTTGGACGAAGCTGTTCTCAATGAATCCGTTCGCCGTATTTTGCGGATTGTTGCAAAAGCCAGCGAGACGCCCAAAGGTGGCGAATTTGATGTAGATGCGCATCATGAACTCGCACGGCGTATTGCCAGTGAAGGGATGGTTCTGCTCAAGAACAATGGCATCTTACCCCTGAAAGCCCCGCAGCACATTGCAGTAATCGGTCGCTCTGCAATGAAGGCTCATTTCCAGGGTAAAGGCAGCTCGTACATCAATCCTACAAAAGTTGAAGTGCCATTCGGGGCACTGCAAAATCTGGCTGATAGTGCTGAATTAAGCTATGCCGAAGGCTATCCGGTTGATAATTCATTCCGCCAGGACATGATTGATGAAGCAGCCAAGTTGGCACAATCGGCTGATGTCGCCATTCTATATATCGCTTTACCCTCATTCAAAGAATCTGAAGGCTATGATCGCAAAGACCTCGGCCTGACAGAACAACAGATTGCATTGATAAAAGCTGTTGCTCAAGTTCAATCGAATACTGTTGTCGTCCTTAACAACGGCGCGCCTGTTGCCATGAGCGACTGGATTGATAACGTAGCCGCGGTGCTTGAAGGCTGGATGATGGGGCAGGCAGGTGGTGCGGCAATTGCCGATATTCTGTTTGGTAAAATCAATCCCTCTGCCAAACTAGCAGAGACTTTCCCGCGTACATTGGCAGACACACCAGCACAGGGCAACTGGCCGGGTGATGCGGGTGTTGTGCGTTACGGCGAAGGGTTGTTAATCGGTTATCGTTATTACGATGCGAAAGAAATGCCAGTACAGTTTCCATTTGGCTATGGCTTGAGCTATACAACCTTTGAATATAGCAATCCGGCTGTGTCGGCAGAGGCATTTAAAGATGTGGACGGCGTCACTGTAACGGTGGACGTCACCAATACCGGTGATGTCGCCGGCAAGGAAATTGTACAGATTTATGTGCATGACCATCAATCCATTCTGTTCCGTCCTGAAAAAGAACTGAAGGGATTCGCCAAAGTTGATCTCCAGCCCGGAGAGACAAAAACAATTTCTATTCCGCTCGATTTCCGTGCATTTGCTTTATACCACCTGGACTATAAACAGTGGATTACCGAAGATGGCGATTTTGATATTCTCATTGCAGCATCGGCAGCCGATATTCGCCATCGCATAACCGTGAGCCTTGAATCGACTGTAAGCCTGCCCTGTATTCTCGATAAAGAATCCACTGTGCGGGAATGGATGGCTGATCCACGTGGCAAAGTTGTTTTTCAACCTTATTATGAAAAACTCCAAGACCAAGCGCGTAAGCGTTACAGACGTTCTGATGGTGAAGAAGGGCGCTATGCCAGCGGTGGAGAATCGGGTATAGATGCCATGGAAATGTACAACGAAATGCCAGTTGTGAGCGTGTTATTGTTCCAGCGCGATCAATGGTCGGAGCATCCTGAAGACATCCTTGCCGATTTATTGGAACAGGTACATCGCCAGGAAGTCCCAGAAATTTAATGTTCTGGCGGGCAGGGAGAACGTCATAAATGCAAAGCAAAAACAATCTACTCCCTGACGCCTCAGAAGTATACAAAATCTGGCCTGGATCGGGCGTTCCATCGGGTTCGGAAGAATGGAACTGGCACGAGCAATCAATGGCAGCGCCCATCTTCCGAACGGATGTTGATCCTCCGACAAGATTCCTTGTAATAGAGAAGGCGCGGTTGTGGGGAGAGGAAGATGGGCGACAGGCGATCCGTTATGTGCGCCAACATGCCGGAGAATAAGGCATTCATCCAGGTAAGATTGGAATCATTGGCTTTTCTGCCGGGGGGCGTGGCTATCAATGCCGCGCGGAGTTTGATGAGATAAGCCGCCCAGATTTCGTTGCGGGCATCTATCCTGCTTACCGAAAAGTAACGCCGATACCGGAGGACGTTCCTCCTCTATTTCTGATGATCGCTGGTAACTGTTACAAGGTGGAGTTTTTTATACCCGTAACCATTTGCCCGAATATATCGAACTCCTGAAGGCAACCGGACGTGACCGTCGTGTATGGCACGTTTGTACGCGAATGCATCGTAAAAAGTTCACATGATGAACACAGCGGCTTGAGCAGCAACGAGGGTTCGAATCAATACATGAAAACAATAGAAGCCGTAACTGAATACGGGAAAATACGGGGTATCAGCGATAGGGGCGTCAATATCTTTAAAGGCATCCCTTATGCTGGACGTATTTCCGGCGATAGGCGATTTCGTGAACCTGCTCCGCTGGAACCATGGACGGGCGTACGGGATGCGACACAACCCGGTGCACCAGCTATCCAACCACCCCGGATGAATGAACCGGATCCCGCGGAAGATTGTCTTTTCCTGAATATCTGGACACCAGCTAATGACAATCGCAAACGCCCTGTGATGTTTTACAGTCACGGGGGCGGATTCGTAATAGGTTCAGGGAGTGCTGCTGGTCAGGATGGTGCAAATCTTGCGCGTAATTTTGATGTTGTCGTCGTGCAGACGAATCACCGCCTGGGTTTGTTGGGTTTTCTCTATCTGGATGAACTCGCCGGAGCGGACTATGAAGGTTCGGGCAATCGGGGGATTCTGGATATTATAAGGGGCCTGGAATGGGTGAACAGGAATATAGAGAAATTTGGTGGTGACCCTGATAACGTCATGATTTTTGGCGAATCAGGCGGTGGCGCAAAAACGTCCTGTTTGTATGCGATGCCAGCCGCTGCCCCATACTTTAATAAGGCGTCTATTGAAAGCGGGCCGGGTGTCCGTATGTACACGCGGGAAATGGCAGCTAAAACCACGGAGTTAGTTTTGAAAGAACTGAATATTGCTCCAAAGAATTGGCGTAAGCTGCTGGAAGTGCCTGCTGCTAAATTGCATGAAGTTCAATCTAAATTCCCGCCCATCCCACCCCATCAGAGAAATAGAAAAGGGGGAATTACGGGACCATTTCCTGGGGGTTTTGCTCCTGTTGTCGATGATATCCATCTTCCTGCCCATCCTTTTGATCCGGTAGCCCCGGATGTTTCGCGAGATAAACCCCTTATTGTGGGATGGAACGAAGATGAGCATACATTCTTTATGTGGGAAAGAGGCGATGTTCGTGCTGTTGGTATCGACTTCGCTGGTTTAGAAGCTCAACTCGAACCTCAATTCGGGTCAGATACGAAGAAAATTATCGAAACATATCGCAGAACCAGACCGCAGGCTTCTGCAACAGATATTTTTGTTGCCGTTTCATCTATCACAATGATGGGGCTGGGGTCTATTGATATCGCGGAAAAGAAAGCGGCACAAAACACAGCGCCTGTCTATTTGTATCATTTTGGGTATAAATCAGAGATGAAAGTTCCCGGAACCGATTATGCAATGGGGACGCCTCACGCTATGGATATCACTTTCAAATTCAACAATGAAACACCGGAAAATGATCCCGGTTTTCTTTCCGGCAATCATCCTGATCGATACATCGCGTCACATAATATGGCTGCGTTGTGGTCAAATTTTGCGAGAACAGGAAAACCATTTGCCACTGATGTACCGGAATGGCCGGAATACGATCTTAAAGACAGAGCATCTATGCGAATCGATACAAAATGCGAAGTCCTCTATGATCGATTCAGCGAAGAGCTTGCTATGTGGCGATCTATCGGGAGATTGTAGTACGGGTATTGGTAGGTTAAATCAGGGATTTATGTGTAGTTAGAAGGGTAGACATGAAAGTATTATTGAATGAAAACCCCTTAGCTCCGAGCAATCGACCGCCATCTAGTTTTAGCGCGCTACAGCAGGAGCGTCCTGCCTGGATTAGGTCACGGCAATCGAAGGCCGCACCGGAAGTCACAGCTTTCCGTTTGCAGTTTAGCCTGCCACAGAGTGCTAAGATTCGTACCCATGTGAGCGCAGATGAACGTTACATCCTTTATCTAGATGGAGAATATATCGGACGGGGGCCTGAGCGTGGTTCAGAACAGATCTGGTTTTATGAAACCTATGATCTGGATATAACAGCTGGAGCACATACGATTGTAGCGCTGGTCTGGCGGCTGGGTGAGGTGGCCCCGAAAGCGCAGATTAGTCTGGAGGGTGGTTTTTTGCTGGAGGCGGAAGGGCCTTATGGCAAACTGCTTTCTACAAAATCCGCTGTTTGGGAAACCATGTCAGTCAACGGTATTCGCTTTGAAATGCCTGTCGTTCAGATTCAATCGCCTTATTTTGCTCAGCCTACCCAGACGACAGACGGGTCTAGCTATCCCTGGGGTATTGAAACGGGCGAAGGGGATGGTTGGGAGCCTGCTATAGCACGGCACGAAGATGTTGCTTTTGCCTTTGGTATCTATCCCGTGCATAAGCTTCACCCGGCTTTGTTGCCTGCGCAAATGGCTGAAGTAAGAAACGCCGGAATCATACGCTATGTATCCGATACACCCTGGGGTGATCCGCAGGTGGTTTCCGGCACAACGGATACGAGCCTCCTTTCTGAAGAAAAACTCTGGCAGACTTTATTGGATGAATCAATACCATTGGAGATTCCGCCCCACACACAACGTCAGATCGTTATTGATCTGGAACAGTATGTATGCGCTTATCCACAGATCGAGATATCCGGTGGCCGTGGGAGCCAGCTCATCATAGGATGGGCAGAAGCCCTATATCTGGACGATT
The Phototrophicus methaneseepsis DNA segment above includes these coding regions:
- a CDS encoding ABC transporter ATP-binding protein, producing MSTIIEADNLKAYYITKAYGVERTVKAVDNISLKINEGEVYGIAGESGCGKSTLLKVLLGEFEPPLTVVDGSVTYHLDNQEIDSASMSKAQRRNLRWKKISYIPQGSMHVLNPVRRIRATFHDFISAHLNVTKAESLKMTQAYLSELGLPEKVLNSFPHQLSGGMRQRVTIALATILWPNLIFADEPTTALDVVVQRGVIQLLREIQQKKGSTLILITHDMGVHANLADRIAILYAGKIVEEGTTRTILKNPRHPYTQFLIRSLPNLDERVERVSIPGRPPALDNPPSGCRFHERCPLAMDKCLTIEPEMIQIDETGHRTACHVVTEELSHATN
- a CDS encoding ABC transporter ATP-binding protein encodes the protein MQQTNAALLSAEDLTKTFYLRQGLTTTEFRAVDTASFTIDAQKPEIFTVVGESGSGKTTLARMILGMDDPSAGSLRYKGRAIAELSSKEKKEWFYKEIQPVFQDPFAAFSPLKRIDHYLYETALNYKVTDKKGVDEYLDGVLKEVGLSLAEIKGRYPNELSGGQAQRVAVARSLITRPSLIVADEPVSMLDASLRMSIVNMFRQLKESQGVTVIYITHDLATAYYAGDRIAVMLRGWVVEMGPVEKVLGNPQHPYTQNLKHSIPKVDPDDVWEEKVNLAVIETDEYTRTGCKFAGRCPMVMAICHKKVPRNYQYEGRMVKCFLFDESVSSG
- a CDS encoding glycoside hydrolase family 78 protein codes for the protein MTKITNLTCEYRTNPIGIDIVNPRLSWQMQTERQGARQTAYRILVASTIEQLTEDKADYLDSDKIESDQSVQVAYEGQALTSRQRVYWKVQVWDETGTMNESDVAWFEMGLLESDDWQSQWIGANLSGGVQSMIPVPYFRKDFALEGDITSARLYITALGVFECSINGQAASNDVFAPGWTDYNKRVQYLTYDVTSLLKSGDNTIGAVLGDGWAAGYVAWAGRQNYVDRPQLMAQLEVTFGDGTRKTIASDGSWMYQYGPITHSDFQMGEAYDARKERQTTDTSDWMPVQIFSHTNIDLTAQIGPTVQQIQELSSVIDPIDRGGMSRSRWVFDLGQNMVGRVRFKGIAPAGTTVTFRFAEILDADDTLYTTNLRSARATDYYTFKGEGEETWESKFTFHGFRYVEIEGYHGDVSKDTITGIVLHSAMKQTGTFECSDPLLNQLQSNILWGQKGNFLELPTDCPQRDERLGWTGDIQVFAETATFNMDIAGFMTRWALNVRDAQNPDGSVPAVVPYAGNVPTDGGPAWADATIICPWTVYKSYGDKRILEENYESMNRFMDFIVENSPGYIRCAPDYEGWHGFGDWLSVNANTPRDFIGTAFLAYDASLMVKIASVLDKPDDVAHYQQLFEDTKAAFANHYLVGSEVSPVAVQASELRRELDAADKLTQGNLAKVDYGDISSTVFNTDLFTPTQTAYVLALYFDLLPDDLRSAAIDELVADIEGRGTHLSTGFVGSPYLNYVLSQNGRLDTAYDLLNQKTWPSWLYAVTQGATTIWERWDGWTEDKGFQTPEMNSFNHYAYGAIGAWMYSTIAGINIDPLQPGYKHFSLSPQPGGGLAYAHATLETAYGEIVSDWKYDGNTFTYNVVVPPNTTATVTLPVTGKGQLNGKAVQGQSHLLDAGQYEFVVEI
- a CDS encoding glycoside hydrolase family 3 C-terminal domain-containing protein, with amino-acid sequence MDIQSIIEQMTLAEKAALCTGASAWTTTPIERLGVPEMIVADGPHGLRRVPDVHVWGGDSLPATCFPTASCLASTWDVDLLHKMGETLAEECIALNVDVLLGPGANMKRSPLGGRNFEYFSEDPYLAGELAASLINGIQSKGVGTSLKHYTANNQEYQRFRISAEVDERTLREIYLPAFEKAVKQAQPWTVMCAYNKVNGTFASEHDELLNKILKDEWGFEGLVVSDWGAVRDRVASLKGGLDWQMPGPQDRDVQKVIEAVQSGALDEAVLNESVRRILRIVAKASETPKGGEFDVDAHHELARRIASEGMVLLKNNGILPLKAPQHIAVIGRSAMKAHFQGKGSSYINPTKVEVPFGALQNLADSAELSYAEGYPVDNSFRQDMIDEAAKLAQSADVAILYIALPSFKESEGYDRKDLGLTEQQIALIKAVAQVQSNTVVVLNNGAPVAMSDWIDNVAAVLEGWMMGQAGGAAIADILFGKINPSAKLAETFPRTLADTPAQGNWPGDAGVVRYGEGLLIGYRYYDAKEMPVQFPFGYGLSYTTFEYSNPAVSAEAFKDVDGVTVTVDVTNTGDVAGKEIVQIYVHDHQSILFRPEKELKGFAKVDLQPGETKTISIPLDFRAFALYHLDYKQWITEDGDFDILIAASAADIRHRITVSLESTVSLPCILDKESTVREWMADPRGKVVFQPYYEKLQDQARKRYRRSDGEEGRYASGGESGIDAMEMYNEMPVVSVLLFQRDQWSEHPEDILADLLEQVHRQEVPEI
- a CDS encoding carboxylesterase/lipase family protein, which encodes MTVVYGTFVRECIVKSSHDEHSGLSSNEGSNQYMKTIEAVTEYGKIRGISDRGVNIFKGIPYAGRISGDRRFREPAPLEPWTGVRDATQPGAPAIQPPRMNEPDPAEDCLFLNIWTPANDNRKRPVMFYSHGGGFVIGSGSAAGQDGANLARNFDVVVVQTNHRLGLLGFLYLDELAGADYEGSGNRGILDIIRGLEWVNRNIEKFGGDPDNVMIFGESGGGAKTSCLYAMPAAAPYFNKASIESGPGVRMYTREMAAKTTELVLKELNIAPKNWRKLLEVPAAKLHEVQSKFPPIPPHQRNRKGGITGPFPGGFAPVVDDIHLPAHPFDPVAPDVSRDKPLIVGWNEDEHTFFMWERGDVRAVGIDFAGLEAQLEPQFGSDTKKIIETYRRTRPQASATDIFVAVSSITMMGLGSIDIAEKKAAQNTAPVYLYHFGYKSEMKVPGTDYAMGTPHAMDITFKFNNETPENDPGFLSGNHPDRYIASHNMAALWSNFARTGKPFATDVPEWPEYDLKDRASMRIDTKCEVLYDRFSEELAMWRSIGRL